One Agelaius phoeniceus isolate bAgePho1 chromosome 6, bAgePho1.hap1, whole genome shotgun sequence DNA window includes the following coding sequences:
- the ARHGAP5 gene encoding rho GTPase-activating protein 5 isoform X2 has translation MMAKNKEPRPPSYAVSVVGLSGTEKDKGNCGVGKSCLCNRFVRSKADEYYPEHTSVLSTIDFGGRVVNNDHFLYWGDVTQSGEDGIECRIHVIEQTEFIDDQTFLPHRSTNLQPYIKRAAASKLQSAEKLMYICTDQLGLEQDFEQKQMPEGKLNIDGFLLCIDVSQGCNRKFDDQLKFVNNLYIQLSKSKKPIIIAATKCDECVDHYLREVQAFASNKKNLVVVETSARFNVNVETCFTALVQMMDKTRGKPKIIPYLDAYKTQRQLVVTATDKFEKLVQTVRDYHATWKTVSNKLKNHPDYEEYINLEGTKKAKNTFSKHIEQLKQEHIRKRKEEYINALPRALNTLLSNLDEIELLSWSEALKVMEKRPDFQSCFVVLEKTPWDETDHIDKVNDRRIPFDLLNTLEAEKVYQNHVQHLISEKRRVEMKEKFKKTLEKIQFISPGQPWEEVICFVVEDEAFKYITDGDSKEVYARHQREIVEKAKEEFQEMLFEHSELFYDLDLNATPSTDKMSEIHAVLSEEPRYKALQKLAPDRESLLLKHIGFVYHPTKETCLSGQNCMDIKVEELLANSLLQQDHGRSNLYHDSANIDKINLFILGKDGLAQELANEIRTQSTDDEYALDGKIYELDLRPVDAKSPYLLTQLWTSAFKPHGCFCVFNSIESLTFIGECIAKIRAEASQIRRDRYMANLSFTLILANQRDSVSKNLPILRHQGQQLANKLQCPFVDVPAGTYPRKFNEAQIKQALRGVLEAVKHNFDVVSPVPTIKDLSEADLRIVMCAMCGDPFSVDLILSPFLDSHSCSAAQAGQNNSLMLDKIIGEKRRRIQITILSYHSSIGVRKDELVHGYILVYSAKRKASMGMLRAFLSEVQDTIPVQLVAVTDSQADFFENEAIKELMTEGEHIATEITAKFTALYSLSQYHRQTEVFTLFFSDVLEKKNMIESSYMSDSTRESTHTSEDVFPRSPRGGSLDYNYPDSEDDAEGPPPYSPIGDDVRLLPAPSDRSKYRLDLEGNEYPVHSTPINCHDHERNHKVPPPIKPKPLVPRTNVKKLDPNLLKTIEAGIGKNPRKQPSRVPAAPPEDTDQSDNYAEPIDTIYKHKGFADDIYAVPEDSQNRIIKVRNSIVINAQGEEENGFSDRVSKSHGERRPSKYKYKSKTLFSKAKSYYRRTHSDASDDEAFTTSKGKRKGRHRGSEEDPLLSPVETWKGGIDNPAITSDQELDEKKMKKKPHKVKEDKKPKKKTKTFNPPIRRNWESNYFGMPLQDLVTPEKPIPLFVEKCVQFIEDTGLCTEGLYRVSGNKTDQDNIQKQFDQDHNISLESMGVTVNAVAGALKAFFADLPDPLVPYSLHQELLETSRLVSNIRPTI, from the exons ATGATGGCAAAAAACAAAGAGCCACGCCCCCCATCTTATGCTGTTAGTGTTGTTGGACTGTCTGGAACTGAAAAGGATAAAGGTAATTGTGGAGTCGGAAAGTCATGTTTGTGCAATAGATTCGTTCGTTCAAAAGCAGATGAATATTATCCTGAGCATACCTCTGTGCTTAGCACAATTGACTTTGGAGGAAGAGTTGTTAACAATGATCACTTTTTGTACTGGGGTGACGTAACACAAAGTGGTGAGGATGGAATTGAGTGCAGAATTCATGTAATTGAGCAGACTGAGTTCATTGATGATCAGACTTTCTTGCCTCATCGGAGTACGAATTTACAACCGTACATAAAACGTGCAGCTGCCTCCAAACTGCAGTCCGCAGAAAAACTAATGTACATTTGCACAGATCAGCTAGGCTTGGAGCAAGACTTTGAGCAAAAACAAATGCCTGAAGGGAAATTAAACATAGATGGATTTTTATTGTGCATTGATGTAAGCCAAGGATGCAATAGGAAGTTTGATGATCAACTTAAATTTGTGAATAATCTTTATATCCAGCTCTCAAAATCTAAAAAACCCATAATAATAGCGGCAACAAAATGTGATGAATGTGTGGATCATTATCTGCGAGAGGTTCAGGCCTTTGCTTCAAATAAGAAGAACCTTGTGGTTGTGGAAACATCAGCAAGATTCAATGTCAATGTTGAAACATGTTTTACTGCACTGGTACAAATGATGGATAAAACTCGTGGTAAACCTAAAATAATCCCCTATCTGGATGCCTATAAAACTCAAAGACAGTTAGTTGTTACGGCAACAGATAAGTTTGAAAAACTTGTCCAAACTGTGAGAGACTATCATGCAACTTGGAAAACTGTTAGCAACAAACTGAAAAACCACCCTGATTATGAGGAGTACATCAATTTGGAAGGAacaaaaaaggccaaaaataCGTTTTCAAAACACATAGAGCAACTTAAACAGGAACATattagaaagagaaaagaagaataCATTAATGCATTGCCACGAGCTCTTAATACTCTTCTATCAAATCTTGATGAGATTGAACTTTTGAGCTGGTCAGAAGCCTTGAAGGTAATGGAGAAAAGGCCTGACTTCCAGTCCTGTTTTGTAGTGCTTGAAAAAACACCCTGGGATGAAACTGACCACATAGATAAAGTGAATGACAGAAGGATTCCATTTGACCTTCTCAATACCCTAGAGGCAGAAAAAGTTTATCAAAACCATGTTCAGCATCTTATATCTGAAAAAAGGAGGGTTGAAATGAAAGAGAAATTCAAAAAGACTCTTGAGAAAATCCAATTCATTTCACCCGGACAGCCATGGGAAGAAGTTATATGTTTTGTGGTGGAGGATGAAGCATTCAAATACATCACTGATGGAGATAGTAAGGAAGTGTATGCTAGGCATCAGAGGGAGATTGTTGAAAAAGCCAAAGAGGAGTTTcaggaaatgctttttgaaCATTCAGAGTTATTTTACGATCTGGATCTTAATGCAACACCAAGTACAGATAAAATGAGTGAAATTCATGCAGTTCTGAGTGAAGAACCTAGATACAAAGCTTTACAGAAACTTGCACCTGATAGAGAATCTCTTCTGCTTAAACATATAGGATTTGTTTATCACCCAACTAAAGAAACCTGTCTCAGTGGCCAAAACTGCATGGACATAAAAGTAGAAGAATTGCTTGCCAACAGTCTTCTGCAACAGGACCATGGACGCTCAAATTTATACCATGATAGTGCCAACATTGATAAAATCAATCTTTTCATTTTGGGCAAAGATGGCCTTGCACAAGAATTGGCAAATGAAATTCGGACACAATCCACTGATGATGAATATGCATTAGATGGAAAAATATATGAACTAGATCTTAGGCCAGTTGATGCCAAATCCCCATACTTGCTGACTCAGTTGTGGACCTCAGCCTTCAAACCGCATGGTTGTTTCTGCGTGTTTAACTCTATTGAATCACTGACTTTTATTGGGGAGTGCATTGCAAAAATAAGGGCTGAAGCATCTCAGATAAGGAGAGACAGGTATATGGCTAATCTTTCATTTACATTAATACTGGCTAACCAGAGGGACAGTGTTAGCAAGAATCTACCTATTCTGAGGCATCAGGGACAGCAGTTGGCTAACAAGTTACAGTGTCCTTTTGTAGATGTGCCTGCTGGTACATACCCACGCAAGTTTAATGAGGCCCAAATAAAACAAGCTCTGAGAGGAGTACTGGAAGCCGTTAAACACAATTTTGATGTTGTAAGTCCAGTTCCCACCATTAAAGATCTGTCAGAAGCTGACTTAAGGATTGTCATGTGTGCCATGTGTGGCGATCCGTTCAGTGTGGATCTTATTCTTTCACCTTTCCTCGATTCTCACTCCTGTAGTGCTGCTCAGGCTGGCCAGAATAATTCTTTAATGCTTGATAAAATAATAGGTGAAAAGAGACGTCGAATACAGATAACTATATTATCATATCATTCTTCCATTGGTGTAAGGAAAGATGAACTTGTCCATGGATATATACTGGTCTATTCTGCAAAGCGAAAGGCATCCATGGGAATGCTTCGGGCATTTCTTTCTGAAGTTCAGGATACAATTCCTGTCCAGCTGGTGGCTGTTACTGATAGCCAGGCAGACTTCTTTGAGAATGAGGCAATCAAGGAACTCATGACTGAAGGAGAGCACATAGCAACAGAAATTACTGCTAAGTTTACAGCTTTATATTCATTATCTCAATATCATCGTCAAACTGAGGTTTTCACATTGTTCTTCAGTGATGTattagagaagaaaaacatgATTGAGAGTTCCTACATGTCAGACAGCACAAGGGAATCAACACATACAAGTGAAGATGTTTTTCCAAGGTCTCCGAGAGGAGGTTCCCTTGACTATAATTACCCAGATTCAGAGGATGATGCTGAAGGACCGCCGCCTTACAGTCCAATTGGTGATGATGTAAGGTTACTTCCAGCACCTAGTGATCGTTCAAAGTACCGACTGGATTTGGAAGGAAACGAGTATCCTGTTCACAGTACACCAATCAATTGTCATGACCATGAACGCAACCATAAAGTGCCTCCTCCGATAAAACCGAAACCGCTTGTTCCAAGAACCAATGTGAAAAAACTGGACCCTAACCTCCTGAAAACAATTGAGGCAGGTATTGGCAAAAACCCCAGGAAACAGCCTTCTCGAgtgcctgcagcacctccagAAGATACAGACCAATCTGACAACTATGCTGAGCCTATTGACACAATTTACAAACATAAAGGCTTTGCAGATGACATCTATGCGGTTCCAGAGGATAGTCAGAATCGTATTATTAAAGTTCGAAACTCAATTGTTATAAATGCCCaaggtgaagaagaaaatgGGTTTTCTGATAGAGTATCCAAAAGTCATGGGGAAAGAAGACCTTCCAAATACAAGTACAAGTCAAAGACACTGTTCAGCAAAGCCAAGTCTTACTATAGGAGAACCCATTCGGATGCAAGTGATGACGAGGCTTTTACCACCTCTAAAggtaaaagaaaaggaaggcaTCGTGGAAGTGAAGAAGACCCACTTCTTTCACCTGTTGAAACCTGGAAGGGTGGCATAGATAATCCTGCTATTACATCGGACCAAGAATTggatgagaaaaaaatgaaaaagaaacccCACAAAGTAAAAGAAGATAAGAAG CCGAAAAAGAAAACTAAGACATTCAATCCTCCAATCCGTAGAAACTGGGAAAGTAATTACTTTGGGATGCCCCTACAGGATTTGGTTACACCTGAGAAACCCATACCTCTGTTTGTTGAAAAATGTGTGCAATTCATTGAAGATACAG